AACCCTTGCGGCGTTGGGCCAGCAGAAGACCTTCGAGCTCCTGCTTGAACTCGGAGACGTCCTTGAAGTCCCGATAAACCGACGCGAAGCGAATATACGCTACCGTATCGATCTCCTTCAGGCGCGCCATGATCAGCTCGCCTACCTCGCTGGTGGTGCGCTCGCGCTCGGGCGAATCGACGACGTAGGCTTCCGTTTGATCCACGATCTTTTCGAGGGCAGAAGGAGACAAAGGCCGCTTTTCGCAGGCATGCAGAAGCCCGGAGAGCACCTTTTGCCGGTCGAACTTCTCCCGGCGGCCGTCCTTCTTCACCACCATGTAGGGGATTTCGTCGATCCGTTCGTACGTTGTGAAACGCTTCTCGCAACGTTCGCATTCCCGCCGTCGCCGAATGGAATCGGCTTCCTTGCTTTCGCGCGAATCAACCACCTTGTCTTGAGAAAAACCGCAATACGGACACTTCATAGAATCCAAGTCTAGCGCGTGTCCCGCCTCAGACCGCTGCAGGCTCCGCGGAAGTCTTCTTGAGCTCCTTCATGGAGATGCTCTCCACGCGGGCGTAGATCAGGCCGATGGGAACGATGGACAGAGACGTAACCAGCAGGAGCAGGGCTCCGCAACCGGTCGCCGTCTCGATGGGCGTGCCGTAGGAGGCGTGCATCGCGGTCGAAGTCACCGCGATCTGCGTAAACCAGCCAACCACCGGAAGCTGCAGGAGCGATCCACCGATGGACGCCGCCATCAGCAGCATGGCCTGCGAAAAGGTAAGGTGCGCGAGCGTCGGCTCCAGCACAAACGCGTGGCAGGTCTGCACGTAGGCAAACGCAATCATCGCCCACATCGCCAGCGACATCACGGCGGCAATCACAAACTCGTTCATGGAGGAGATTGCCGAAAGGCCCTCGCGGAAGTGAAGGATCTTCTCCGAAAGGCTGGTCGCAAACTTCTCAGAGAGCCCCGAAAGAGCGCCGCGCGCGAATCCCGCCACCGCAACGCCGGAGACGCGGACCACCAGCGCGATGATCGCCAGGGCAACCGTCCCAATCAGGGAAAATACGCCGACATGGACGAAGGTCTCGTGATGCGGCATGTCCTTCGGCGCAAAGGCAAAGGCCGAAGAGAAGATCAACGCCGCCGCTCCCAGGTCGAACATCCGCTCCACCGTGTACACCGCAATCTGCGCCGGAACATTCGTCTTGGTGCGTTTCGCAATGAGATACGGGCGCGAAAGATCGGCCAGGCGACCGAACATGGCGACCGCGGAAAATCCAACAAACTGCGATCCCAGAAGGGAAAGAGGACCGACCTTCGTCCCGGGGCGAAGGAAAATCGCCCAGCGCCACGATCGGATGACAAACGAAAGATAGATCAGGGCTACGCCCGCGGCAATATGGACCGGGCTGGCCGAGCGCAGCTGATTCCCGAACATCTTCCAGTCGAAGTGAATGCGGTAGATGAGGAGCCATGCGATGAAGAGAACGAAAGCGATAGTGAGAAGCGGGACAACCAGTTTTCGCGAATTCAACGTGTCGCCCTCAGATCTAATCTCTTCTCTTGCGCCAGCTCTTGCATCCTGGCCAGCTTGCGCCGATTGAACTCGCGGATCACGCGGGCCACATACGCCCTCGTCTCGCGATAAGGAGGAACCCCATGATAGCGATCCACCGCCCCCGGACCTGCGTTGTACGCCGCCAGGGCCTTGGGCAGGTTATCGTGATAACGGATGAGCAATTGGTCGAGATAGGTTGTGCCGCCGCCGATGTTCTGTTCCGGCTCAAAGGCATCGTGCACACCCAGCTCCGTCGCAGTTCCGGGCATCAGCTGCATCAAGCCGCGGGCTCCGGTGCGGGAGACCGCATGCCGATTCCCGGCGCTCTCGGCCTGAATCACCGAAGCCAGCAGGTCGACATCGATATGGTGGCGTTCCCCAGCCGTGCTCAACATCGCACCCATCGTCGGTCCATTGGCCGTGGGAATCGTGGAGACGGGCGCGACCGTCGGCGGGACGTCGTCCACAACGA
This genomic stretch from Terriglobus saanensis SP1PR4 harbors:
- the nrdR gene encoding transcriptional regulator NrdR, producing MKCPYCGFSQDKVVDSRESKEADSIRRRRECERCEKRFTTYERIDEIPYMVVKKDGRREKFDRQKVLSGLLHACEKRPLSPSALEKIVDQTEAYVVDSPERERTTSEVGELIMARLKEIDTVAYIRFASVYRDFKDVSEFKQELEGLLLAQRRKG
- a CDS encoding lysylphosphatidylglycerol synthase transmembrane domain-containing protein, producing the protein MNSRKLVVPLLTIAFVLFIAWLLIYRIHFDWKMFGNQLRSASPVHIAAGVALIYLSFVIRSWRWAIFLRPGTKVGPLSLLGSQFVGFSAVAMFGRLADLSRPYLIAKRTKTNVPAQIAVYTVERMFDLGAAALIFSSAFAFAPKDMPHHETFVHVGVFSLIGTVALAIIALVVRVSGVAVAGFARGALSGLSEKFATSLSEKILHFREGLSAISSMNEFVIAAVMSLAMWAMIAFAYVQTCHAFVLEPTLAHLTFSQAMLLMAASIGGSLLQLPVVGWFTQIAVTSTAMHASYGTPIETATGCGALLLLVTSLSIVPIGLIYARVESISMKELKKTSAEPAAV
- a CDS encoding lytic transglycosylase domain-containing protein; this encodes MVLRFRPVSLILLLAVPYLSAAAMERITLTTGFELNCVRREAISESRVRLYLSEGDRDAYVEIDNAKIQSIVVVDDVPPTVAPVSTIPTANGPTMGAMLSTAGERHHIDVDLLASVIQAESAGNRHAVSRTGARGLMQLMPGTATELGVHDAFEPEQNIGGGTTYLDQLLIRYHDNLPKALAAYNAGPGAVDRYHGVPPYRETRAYVARVIREFNRRKLARMQELAQEKRLDLRATR